A genomic segment from Nocardia cyriacigeorgica GUH-2 encodes:
- a CDS encoding wax ester/triacylglycerol synthase family O-acyltransferase yields the protein MTDLRPLDSGFMELEDADWRVSLGIGVVAIMAGSPPPRDQFFDALERQIREVPRLRQRVHRAPLDIATPAWEPDPNFDLGHHLRWAALPTPRDESALWELVAVELEERLDRDRPLWQCVVVEEVSDDRRALIVKAHHSLLDGVSGVAMFERLCEPVTEQTRPTVLRQQPQRTRPSLSAMLRLPAAIPGAVLTTIRNLAPVGAAVVKPGPGSSLNGPIGHQRRYTAVRVPLSTVSRISAAHAVTVNDVVLSAIAGGYRDVLLGRGEEPTVHLLRILVPVSMRAEHAKYVLDNRVSALLPYLPVHCPDPVERLRLVHETMQEHKSSGASSAERNVLSVARWLPFAPVAWTLRLVGKLPQRGVGAIATNVPGPRHALTLHGCRVLELLPAVPIAMRLRTAVAILSYADQLAVGITGDYDTTGDIDVLAAGIKRSIEELALR from the coding sequence ATGACCGACCTCCGGCCGCTTGATTCAGGATTCATGGAACTCGAAGATGCCGACTGGCGCGTCAGCCTGGGCATCGGGGTCGTCGCGATCATGGCGGGATCGCCCCCACCTCGTGATCAGTTCTTCGACGCGCTGGAACGTCAGATTCGTGAGGTGCCGAGGCTACGTCAACGGGTGCACCGAGCACCGCTCGACATAGCCACACCGGCCTGGGAGCCCGACCCGAACTTCGACCTCGGCCATCACCTACGCTGGGCCGCGCTTCCCACTCCGCGCGACGAGTCGGCACTGTGGGAACTGGTTGCCGTCGAACTGGAAGAGCGGCTCGACCGCGACAGGCCTCTGTGGCAATGCGTGGTAGTCGAGGAAGTGTCCGACGATCGCCGGGCGTTGATAGTCAAAGCCCATCACAGCCTGCTCGACGGTGTTTCCGGCGTGGCCATGTTCGAACGGCTCTGCGAACCGGTCACCGAGCAAACGCGTCCCACGGTGCTCAGGCAGCAACCCCAGCGCACCCGGCCGTCTCTGTCTGCCATGCTGCGCCTGCCGGCAGCGATACCCGGTGCCGTTCTCACCACGATCCGCAACCTCGCGCCGGTGGGCGCCGCCGTGGTGAAGCCCGGGCCGGGCTCGTCCTTGAACGGCCCGATCGGGCACCAACGGCGATACACCGCGGTTCGCGTGCCACTGTCGACGGTCTCTCGCATAAGTGCCGCCCACGCGGTCACCGTCAACGACGTCGTACTTTCCGCGATCGCCGGTGGCTACCGAGACGTTCTCCTCGGACGAGGCGAGGAGCCCACGGTACACCTGCTGCGTATCTTGGTCCCGGTCTCCATGCGAGCCGAACACGCCAAATACGTTCTCGACAACCGGGTGTCAGCACTGTTGCCCTATCTGCCGGTCCACTGCCCCGACCCCGTCGAGCGATTGCGCCTGGTCCACGAGACGATGCAGGAACACAAGTCGAGCGGCGCGTCGAGCGCCGAGCGCAACGTGCTGTCAGTAGCTAGGTGGCTGCCCTTCGCGCCAGTCGCATGGACCTTGAGACTCGTCGGCAAACTGCCCCAACGAGGCGTCGGCGCGATCGCCACGAACGTACCCGGCCCACGGCACGCGCTGACCCTGCACGGGTGCCGTGTGCTCGAACTCCTTCCTGCTGTTCCCATCGCGATGCGACTACGCACAGCGGTCGCGATCCTCAGCTATGCCGACCAACTCGCAGTCGGAATCACCGGGGATTACGACACGACCGGTGACATCGATGTCCTGGCAGCCGGCATCAAACGGTCCATCGAGGAACTCGCGTTGCGATGA
- a CDS encoding DUF4352 domain-containing protein: MATPQYPPHGSVPPGGYPPPPKKKSNTLVIVLAVIGAVIVLCGFGGCVAALSSDDSDDTTSTTTITAPAPGEPSPAAEPPKSDIAPAGSAVRDGKFEFVVTAVDAPVKTVGDNPYLQKTAQGEYILVHINVTNISDQPQTYFADNQKLIDSQGRKFGNDTMAAINVNPETSIGSPINPGNTLPVTIAFDVPPGTVPAALELHDSMFSGGAKVSLQ; the protein is encoded by the coding sequence TTGGCTACACCGCAGTACCCGCCCCATGGCTCGGTTCCACCCGGCGGATACCCACCACCGCCCAAGAAGAAGAGCAACACCCTCGTTATCGTGCTCGCGGTCATCGGCGCGGTCATCGTGCTCTGCGGGTTCGGCGGCTGCGTCGCGGCACTGTCCAGCGACGACTCCGACGACACGACCAGCACGACAACCATCACCGCCCCGGCGCCCGGCGAACCTTCACCCGCCGCTGAACCTCCGAAGTCCGACATCGCCCCGGCCGGATCCGCGGTCCGCGACGGCAAGTTCGAATTCGTCGTCACCGCCGTCGACGCCCCGGTCAAGACCGTCGGTGACAACCCGTACCTCCAGAAGACCGCACAGGGCGAATACATCCTGGTGCACATCAACGTCACCAACATCAGCGACCAGCCTCAGACCTACTTCGCCGACAACCAGAAACTGATCGACAGCCAAGGCCGCAAGTTCGGCAACGACACCATGGCCGCGATCAACGTCAACCCCGAAACATCCATCGGATCACCGATCAACCCCGGCAACACCCTCCCGGTAACCATCGCCTTCGACGTCCCACCCGGCACCGTACCGGCAGCCCTCGAACTGCACGACTCCATGTTCTCCGGCGGCGCCAAGGTATCGCTCCAATAG
- a CDS encoding UvrD-helicase domain-containing protein has translation MTSAVQLAVAQQEQVIAAPAPLFVRACPGAGKTHVIVSRHLRGPANTLRHGRALLSFTRAAAAQTRRRCYREGRPDTTEFPHYIGTLDAFIWDLLVEPNLPSNTRLQRIDSWDRVEAEVKLDRTVPLSALTFQRDYRTGQETIRKDLLKPRHRAQIEASKYAWRVWAKKAFDTRRAQYKAGYATGHEARLLALCYLDRGETVTGPLRSRFAEIIVDEVQDCSVTDLEILQRLHTADIPMVAVGDPDQMIYGWRDADPGRLEIFERSLGSTLNLVGNWRSSVTVCRLASTLRTGDRAPDVAVRPPKAEHPTLLLPTQFSTSEQARHSRTQSPVIEAFLAHADRRGINPSDCLVTAYARIDLPTPGRRQPANQVTLLARAWHVIQSGTADPEALDHACLVASRFLLRYWYPDQPANGSLQARCKTAGINYGELGRHAYAFLNSLPVPHPDWAKDVNTRAKAWPRPLTAAPIGSKGQLRAKLDDTAPWTEPSQCRIDNIAQVKGDEHAGVLLLITPEDADTRWIHGDPETDELLRNWYVAVTRAESFVALAVRDRHVTAISSHLAAAGVPIVIDDDGQ, from the coding sequence ATGACATCAGCCGTTCAGCTTGCCGTCGCTCAGCAAGAGCAAGTGATCGCAGCACCGGCACCCCTGTTCGTTCGTGCCTGCCCTGGAGCAGGTAAGACCCATGTCATCGTCTCTCGACACCTTCGCGGACCTGCTAATACGCTGCGTCACGGTCGTGCATTGTTATCGTTCACCCGTGCAGCGGCAGCACAGACGCGTCGACGTTGCTATCGAGAAGGCCGGCCAGACACAACGGAATTCCCCCACTACATAGGCACCCTCGATGCGTTCATCTGGGACCTGCTCGTAGAGCCGAACCTGCCATCTAACACCCGACTGCAGCGGATCGACAGCTGGGACCGGGTTGAGGCGGAAGTCAAACTTGACAGAACAGTACCTCTCAGCGCACTCACCTTCCAACGCGATTACCGGACCGGCCAGGAGACGATTCGTAAGGATCTTCTCAAACCGCGACATCGCGCTCAGATCGAAGCGAGTAAATACGCCTGGAGAGTCTGGGCTAAGAAGGCCTTCGACACGCGAAGGGCACAATACAAAGCTGGCTATGCGACCGGGCACGAAGCACGATTGCTGGCATTGTGCTATCTGGACCGCGGCGAGACTGTGACCGGCCCGCTGCGCTCCCGGTTCGCCGAAATAATCGTGGATGAGGTACAGGATTGCTCGGTCACAGATCTTGAAATACTCCAACGACTCCACACTGCCGATATTCCGATGGTTGCAGTAGGCGACCCCGACCAGATGATCTACGGATGGCGCGACGCTGACCCGGGCCGGCTTGAAATATTCGAACGCAGTTTGGGAAGCACGCTCAATCTCGTAGGAAACTGGCGCAGCTCGGTAACAGTCTGTCGGCTGGCTTCCACCCTGAGAACAGGTGACAGGGCACCTGATGTGGCAGTTCGCCCACCGAAAGCAGAGCACCCAACGCTCCTCCTGCCCACCCAATTTTCGACTAGTGAGCAGGCAAGACACAGCCGCACCCAGAGTCCGGTCATTGAGGCCTTTCTCGCGCATGCTGATAGACGCGGCATCAATCCCTCTGATTGTCTGGTCACCGCCTACGCGCGAATCGACCTCCCGACGCCCGGTCGCCGGCAGCCGGCAAATCAGGTCACCCTGCTAGCTCGCGCATGGCACGTAATCCAGTCCGGAACTGCCGATCCGGAAGCGTTGGACCACGCGTGCCTAGTTGCTAGCCGGTTCCTGCTCCGGTACTGGTACCCCGATCAGCCTGCAAATGGAAGCCTGCAGGCGCGGTGCAAAACCGCAGGTATCAACTATGGGGAACTCGGCCGCCACGCTTACGCATTCCTGAACAGCCTCCCGGTCCCGCACCCAGATTGGGCCAAGGATGTAAACACTCGCGCGAAGGCTTGGCCGCGGCCGCTGACAGCAGCACCCATCGGATCGAAGGGTCAGCTGCGCGCCAAGCTGGACGACACTGCACCCTGGACAGAGCCTTCTCAGTGTCGAATAGACAACATTGCCCAGGTGAAGGGCGACGAACATGCCGGCGTGCTACTGCTGATAACACCCGAAGACGCCGACACTCGATGGATCCACGGCGACCCTGAAACGGACGAACTCTTGCGAAACTGGTACGTCGCAGTGACCCGTGCTGAAAGCTTCGTCGCTCTCGCTGTGCGAGACAGGCACGTCACGGCAATCTCGAGTCACCTTGCAGCCGCGGGTGTGCCGATTGTGATCGACGATGACGGCCAGTGA
- a CDS encoding GmrSD restriction endonuclease domain-containing protein produces MGRQQQPWRPGQKRLGWRAWTTIGAGTFVAATAVGLNAESTETTNTAALSTAIPASTAAPATTDVSPPPGTQTRAAAPVHETAPSQALAALAALPVKGRAPKIGYDRELFGQSWSDDVSVAGGHNGCDTRNDILNRDLTSTTHKAGTRNCVVLTGTLNDPYTGTVITFQRGQDTSTAVQIDHVVALSDAWQKGAQQLSADERQNFANDPRNLLAVDGPANQQKGNGDAATWLPANKAFRCQYVTIQIEVKTAYRLWITQPEKDAMARVLNSCTDGPAVTPSAESTTSNTQLPPPPRSAPEPTTAPDPPIAPPPTQASVYYANCAAARAAGAAPLHRGDPGYSAKLDRDNDGVACE; encoded by the coding sequence ATGGGCAGACAACAGCAGCCGTGGCGACCCGGGCAGAAAAGGCTCGGCTGGAGGGCCTGGACCACTATCGGTGCGGGGACATTCGTCGCCGCCACCGCGGTCGGGCTCAACGCCGAGAGCACCGAAACCACCAACACCGCCGCACTATCCACCGCCATACCCGCCTCGACCGCAGCCCCTGCCACCACCGACGTCAGTCCGCCGCCCGGAACCCAGACCCGTGCGGCCGCTCCCGTGCACGAAACCGCACCCAGCCAAGCTCTCGCGGCACTGGCCGCGCTACCGGTCAAAGGCCGAGCGCCGAAAATCGGATACGATCGCGAACTTTTCGGCCAGAGCTGGTCCGATGATGTCTCTGTCGCGGGAGGACACAACGGCTGCGACACCCGCAACGACATCCTCAACCGCGACCTCACCAGCACAACCCACAAGGCCGGCACCCGCAACTGCGTCGTCCTCACCGGCACACTCAACGACCCCTACACCGGCACCGTCATCACCTTCCAGCGCGGCCAAGACACATCGACCGCGGTACAGATCGACCACGTCGTCGCACTGTCGGACGCCTGGCAGAAGGGCGCACAGCAACTCAGCGCCGACGAACGGCAGAACTTCGCCAACGACCCCCGCAACCTGCTCGCTGTCGACGGCCCCGCCAACCAACAGAAGGGAAACGGCGACGCCGCCACCTGGCTACCGGCGAACAAGGCCTTCCGCTGCCAATACGTCACCATCCAGATCGAGGTAAAGACCGCCTACCGACTCTGGATCACACAGCCCGAGAAAGACGCCATGGCCCGCGTCTTGAACAGCTGCACCGACGGTCCCGCTGTCACTCCGTCTGCCGAATCCACGACCTCGAACACGCAACTACCACCGCCGCCACGTTCGGCACCAGAACCGACAACCGCACCCGATCCCCCCATCGCTCCCCCACCCACACAAGCCAGCGTGTACTACGCGAACTGCGCGGCCGCCCGAGCTGCCGGCGCCGCCCCGCTCCACCGCGGCGACCCCGGATACAGCGCCAAACTCGACCGAGACAACGACGGCGTCGCCTGCGAATGA
- a CDS encoding LuxR C-terminal-related transcriptional regulator, translating into MTGEPTTPVTAAIIDDHEVVHDGIAGWCATAQPPIILKGNYHDPGDFLTDPACDPTTIDAVVLDLQFDQRAPDLSALATLCQRGFRVLVFSQHTRSDIILDCLELGAVTYLSKAEGREHLVAAIHAARSDRPYLSPTMAQAMTEDIRHTRPALSPREREVLLAWFQTESKTLVGQRLYITTGTVNTHLERIRTKYAQAGRPAPTKAALVARAIQDGLITADEL; encoded by the coding sequence GTGACCGGCGAGCCGACCACCCCCGTCACCGCCGCGATCATCGACGACCACGAGGTCGTCCACGACGGAATCGCCGGCTGGTGCGCCACCGCGCAACCACCCATCATCCTCAAAGGCAACTACCACGACCCCGGCGACTTCCTCACCGACCCCGCCTGCGACCCCACCACAATCGACGCCGTCGTGCTCGACCTCCAGTTCGACCAACGCGCACCCGACCTGTCGGCGCTGGCCACGCTGTGCCAACGCGGATTCCGGGTCCTGGTGTTCTCCCAGCACACCCGCTCCGACATCATCCTCGACTGCCTCGAACTCGGCGCCGTCACCTACCTGTCCAAAGCGGAAGGGCGCGAACACCTCGTCGCCGCCATCCACGCCGCCCGCTCCGACCGCCCCTACCTCAGCCCCACCATGGCCCAAGCCATGACCGAAGATATCCGCCACACCCGCCCCGCCCTGTCCCCACGGGAACGTGAAGTCCTGCTCGCATGGTTCCAAACCGAATCGAAAACCCTCGTCGGACAACGCCTCTACATCACCACCGGCACCGTCAACACCCATCTCGAACGCATCAGAACCAAATACGCCCAAGCCGGACGCCCCGCCCCAACCAAAGCAGCCCTCGTCGCCCGCGCCATCCAAGACGGACTCATCACCGCCGACGAACTCTGA
- a CDS encoding IS256 family transposase, with the protein MLVDRARTDGLQLTGEGGLLQQLTKRVLESALEGEVTDHLGYDKHDPAGRSSGNSRNGTRSKTVTTDIGPVRVKVPRDTAGTFEPQIVRKRQRRLSGVDEMVLSLSAKGLTHGEISAHLAEVYGAEVSRQTISVITDKVIEGMAEWQNRPLDPVYPVVFVDAINVKIRDGQVANRPIYVAMAVTVEGHRDILGIWAGDGGEGAKYWLHVFTELKNRGVADVLMLVCDGLKGLPEAVEAVWPKTVVQTCIIHLLRNSFRYASRQDWDKIAKALKPVYTAATEDAASERFLEFSEAWGGKYPAIVKLWSDAWAEFVPFLAFDVEIRKVICSTNAIESVNARIRKAVRARGHFPNETAALKCVYMALMSLDPTGKGRKRWTMRWKAPLNAFQIAFEGRMTPTS; encoded by the coding sequence ATGCTGGTCGATCGGGCTCGCACCGACGGCCTGCAATTGACCGGTGAGGGCGGGCTGCTGCAGCAGCTGACCAAGCGGGTGCTCGAGTCCGCGCTCGAGGGCGAGGTCACCGACCATCTCGGCTACGACAAGCACGATCCCGCCGGCCGTAGCAGCGGTAACAGCCGTAACGGGACGAGGTCGAAGACGGTGACCACCGACATCGGGCCTGTGCGGGTGAAGGTGCCGCGTGATACTGCCGGCACGTTCGAGCCGCAGATCGTGCGCAAACGGCAGCGCCGGTTGTCGGGGGTGGACGAGATGGTGTTGTCGTTGTCGGCCAAGGGCCTGACCCACGGTGAGATCAGCGCGCACCTGGCCGAGGTCTACGGTGCCGAGGTGTCGCGGCAGACGATCTCGGTCATCACCGACAAGGTGATCGAGGGGATGGCCGAATGGCAGAACCGGCCGCTGGACCCGGTGTATCCCGTCGTGTTCGTGGACGCTATCAATGTGAAGATCCGCGACGGCCAGGTCGCGAACCGGCCCATCTATGTGGCGATGGCGGTCACCGTCGAGGGACATCGCGACATCCTCGGAATCTGGGCCGGCGACGGCGGTGAAGGCGCCAAGTACTGGCTGCACGTGTTCACCGAGCTGAAGAACCGCGGCGTGGCCGACGTGCTGATGCTCGTCTGTGACGGCCTCAAAGGGCTACCAGAGGCAGTGGAGGCGGTCTGGCCGAAGACCGTCGTGCAAACCTGCATCATTCACCTGCTGCGCAATAGTTTCCGCTACGCCAGCCGTCAGGACTGGGACAAGATCGCCAAAGCGTTGAAACCGGTCTACACCGCAGCGACCGAGGACGCGGCCAGCGAGCGGTTCCTCGAGTTCTCCGAGGCTTGGGGCGGCAAGTATCCCGCGATCGTGAAGCTCTGGTCCGATGCGTGGGCCGAATTCGTGCCGTTCCTGGCCTTCGACGTCGAGATCCGCAAGGTCATCTGCTCGACGAACGCGATCGAGTCGGTCAACGCCCGCATCCGCAAAGCCGTCCGCGCCCGAGGACATTTCCCGAACGAGACCGCCGCGCTGAAGTGCGTCTACATGGCATTGATGAGTCTCGATCCGACCGGCAAGGGCCGAAAACGATGGACCATGCGCTGGAAGGCCCCGCTGAACGCCTTCCAGATCGCCTTCGAAGGCCGCATGACCCCCACCAGCTGA
- a CDS encoding wax ester/triacylglycerol synthase domain-containing protein has protein sequence MTRLPPTDYLTWRLQRDPVLQPTIVSVLMLDSRPDWNALIDAVDRCTRAVPELRRQLISSALPLTAPHWESDTWFDLSWHVQRASLIPRVDLDAVLEFARREAMTPFDPDRPLWRSTLLTSPDDSSGSALVLKIHHSLTDGISGVRILARLCDLERSPDPSTIRPAPPVQERANLRSSVIGECSQNFRSIQRNCSRSVAACLGLAKHPRQTARDGFELAVSLARLVRPITSTLSPVMVNRGYGRRLAAFEVPVDALVRAAHANGGTVNDAFLTAVLIGLRRYHLLHGFSVRSLRVTMPISLRTPDDPLGGNRISLSRFMMPADRTDPVDVMHRVHELVRCQVRERSIQHSGAVAAVLSRMPITLIAGILEHVDFVASDVPGSPAPLYLAGARIERLFAFSPTLGTALNVTMTSYAGTCFIGVNIDTAAVPDVSALTECLVSGFDAVLGLSGGRAAES, from the coding sequence ATGACTCGACTTCCTCCGACCGACTACCTCACGTGGCGATTACAGCGCGATCCCGTTCTCCAGCCGACGATCGTGTCGGTCTTGATGCTCGATAGCAGGCCGGATTGGAACGCGCTCATCGATGCGGTCGATCGTTGCACGCGGGCCGTGCCCGAGCTGCGGCGGCAGCTCATCTCGTCGGCACTGCCACTGACCGCGCCCCATTGGGAATCGGATACATGGTTCGACCTGTCGTGGCACGTACAGCGGGCTTCCCTGATCCCGCGAGTTGATCTCGACGCCGTGCTCGAATTCGCGCGTCGCGAGGCGATGACGCCGTTCGACCCGGACCGCCCCTTGTGGCGCTCCACCTTGCTCACCAGTCCGGACGACAGCAGCGGATCCGCCTTGGTCCTGAAGATCCATCACAGCCTTACCGACGGCATCAGCGGTGTCCGCATCCTCGCCAGGCTCTGCGACCTCGAGCGATCCCCCGATCCAAGCACGATCCGCCCCGCACCGCCCGTGCAGGAGCGTGCGAACCTCCGCAGTTCAGTCATCGGGGAGTGCTCACAGAACTTCAGGTCGATCCAGCGCAATTGCTCAAGATCGGTGGCGGCGTGCTTGGGTCTGGCCAAGCATCCTCGTCAGACCGCTCGTGATGGCTTCGAACTCGCCGTATCCCTGGCGCGCCTGGTTCGGCCGATCACGTCGACCCTGTCCCCGGTGATGGTGAACCGTGGATACGGGCGCCGCCTCGCCGCGTTCGAGGTCCCGGTCGATGCGCTGGTCCGCGCGGCTCATGCCAACGGCGGCACAGTCAATGATGCGTTCTTGACCGCTGTCCTCATCGGCTTGCGCCGTTATCACCTCCTGCATGGGTTCTCGGTGCGAAGCCTGCGGGTCACGATGCCGATCAGTCTCCGGACCCCGGATGACCCGTTGGGCGGTAATCGAATCAGCCTGTCGCGCTTCATGATGCCTGCCGACCGCACCGACCCCGTGGACGTGATGCATCGGGTCCACGAGCTCGTACGCTGCCAAGTGCGCGAGCGTTCGATACAGCACTCCGGCGCCGTGGCAGCGGTCCTGAGCCGGATGCCGATTACGTTGATAGCGGGCATACTCGAACACGTCGACTTCGTCGCCTCCGACGTTCCTGGATCGCCGGCCCCGCTCTACCTCGCAGGCGCGAGGATCGAGCGGCTGTTCGCGTTCAGCCCCACCCTCGGCACGGCGCTGAATGTGACCATGACGTCGTATGCGGGCACATGCTTCATCGGCGTCAATATCGACACGGCCGCTGTACCTGATGTCTCCGCGCTCACGGAGTGCCTCGTCAGCGGCTTCGACGCCGTGCTGGGTCTCTCCGGGGGACGTGCCGCGGAGAGCTGA
- a CDS encoding universal stress protein, giving the protein MVVGTDGSAASTRAVEWAAKTASARGRRLVIVHGYDFRATSAMLTSYDVVVPPVAENVRKNGEQVLASAERIAADIDPDLDVVIELSESNPARLLIEQSESAYMTVIGAGTMVGTLAHLGSTLLAVVSHGRGRIVVVREAHPEHIVRDSGPIVVGVDGSSVGEPAIEAAFNEASERATGLVAIHAWSDLSQGVFAGTSYLDLPTTDLEAGEKALLSERLAGWQEKYPTVEVSREVYLSGPRQHLMQWSKSAQLLVVGSRGRGGFRGLLLGSTSNYLVQHAHCPVMVVHPD; this is encoded by the coding sequence GTGGTGGTGGGAACCGATGGCTCAGCCGCGAGCACCCGTGCGGTGGAATGGGCTGCGAAAACCGCGTCGGCGCGCGGTCGTCGTCTCGTCATCGTCCACGGTTACGACTTCAGGGCGACGAGCGCGATGCTCACCTCTTACGACGTCGTCGTGCCGCCCGTTGCCGAGAACGTTCGCAAGAATGGTGAACAGGTCCTGGCCTCGGCCGAACGCATAGCAGCTGATATCGACCCGGACCTCGACGTCGTCATCGAGCTGTCGGAAAGCAATCCGGCGCGGTTGCTCATCGAGCAGTCGGAGAGCGCCTATATGACGGTGATCGGTGCCGGGACCATGGTCGGCACGCTCGCGCACCTGGGATCGACCCTGCTGGCCGTCGTCAGCCATGGTCGCGGGCGCATCGTCGTCGTACGCGAGGCGCATCCCGAGCACATCGTGCGCGACAGTGGACCCATCGTCGTCGGTGTAGACGGCAGTTCGGTGGGCGAGCCCGCGATCGAAGCGGCCTTCAACGAGGCCTCCGAGCGCGCGACGGGGCTCGTCGCCATCCACGCCTGGAGCGATCTATCCCAGGGAGTGTTCGCCGGGACCTCATACCTGGATCTCCCGACGACTGATCTCGAGGCAGGAGAAAAGGCGCTGCTGTCGGAGCGGTTGGCAGGCTGGCAGGAGAAGTACCCGACGGTAGAGGTCAGCCGGGAGGTCTACCTTTCCGGTCCACGTCAGCATCTGATGCAGTGGTCGAAGAGCGCGCAATTGCTCGTCGTAGGTAGTCGAGGACGTGGCGGATTCCGCGGACTGCTGCTCGGTTCGACGAGTAACTATCTGGTGCAGCACGCGCATTGTCCGGTGATGGTGGTCCATCCTGACTGA
- a CDS encoding ATP-dependent nuclease, producing MQLRPEVSVLVGENNAGKTTVIDALRHLTEALDGRRGAPLSEGDVHDGCERDEQIHLSAVLADIAPQQAGTYRDAFLPGVADGGERTAKWSLTYTRPTLGRRRGVVTWQQGDGRDFPGEPAVRTAVRHVHLPALRDAVRDLGVAGGARIRVMLEALLGEEAQVDAFVERAGGIFRTLADDEAVKKIGKAVNQPLGAITAGAHRQHSGLTVTDPNLAAISRALRMLLGDAELPLDASIDISGLGYANALYIATVLAELETARESDLTLILIEEPEAHLHPQLQTLLLRYLKRRSAASRSRTITDPAQPAGHIQIVITSHSPILSAAVSVADLVVMARRPRAASAGWQSKAIAVDDLGLLPKQVKQLDRYLDATKSAMLYASRTILVEGLSEALLLPKFAELILAAGPDSSKAEQAAAQEAIDRFHGSSLILVDGVDFDPYLKVLLTPVGGVRIGQRVAVITDTDNSDAHEPSRVEKARRLATQVSAGSDVMRVFLSHHTFEPTLMCPENEELLHAAFIECAPKSEHRWQAIAAADAEERPELFRLLFVSKKKAEAARGAPISKAEFAHALADRLTPDCGFKVPDNLVQAIRYIALETPEGAAE from the coding sequence GTGCAGCTGCGTCCAGAGGTGTCGGTTCTCGTAGGCGAGAACAACGCGGGCAAGACCACCGTGATCGACGCACTCCGTCATCTCACCGAGGCACTTGACGGGCGGCGGGGCGCGCCGCTTTCCGAGGGAGACGTGCACGACGGTTGTGAGCGAGACGAGCAGATCCATTTGAGCGCAGTCCTCGCCGACATCGCACCGCAGCAGGCAGGCACCTACCGCGACGCCTTTCTCCCTGGTGTCGCGGATGGCGGCGAGCGAACAGCAAAGTGGTCACTCACCTACACTCGACCGACGCTTGGCCGTCGGCGGGGCGTCGTGACTTGGCAACAGGGCGACGGACGCGACTTCCCAGGGGAACCAGCCGTGCGCACGGCGGTTCGCCATGTTCACCTTCCTGCACTTCGAGATGCCGTGCGAGACCTAGGCGTGGCAGGTGGTGCCCGGATACGCGTAATGCTGGAGGCCTTGCTGGGCGAGGAAGCGCAGGTCGATGCATTCGTCGAGCGGGCAGGCGGCATCTTCAGAACGCTCGCGGACGATGAAGCCGTGAAGAAGATCGGAAAGGCTGTAAACCAGCCTCTCGGCGCGATTACAGCCGGTGCGCACCGCCAGCATTCGGGGCTCACAGTAACCGATCCAAACCTAGCCGCAATCTCCCGTGCCCTACGGATGCTCCTGGGAGATGCCGAACTTCCCCTGGACGCGTCGATCGACATCTCCGGACTGGGCTACGCGAATGCCCTATACATCGCGACCGTCCTGGCCGAGCTCGAGACCGCGCGAGAATCGGATCTCACGCTGATTTTGATCGAAGAACCCGAAGCACATCTGCATCCTCAACTCCAGACGCTGCTATTGCGCTATTTGAAGCGTCGGTCTGCCGCGTCCCGTAGTCGCACCATCACCGATCCAGCGCAACCTGCCGGTCATATCCAGATTGTGATAACCAGCCATTCTCCGATCTTGTCCGCGGCGGTCAGCGTAGCGGACCTGGTCGTCATGGCTCGTCGACCGCGGGCAGCGTCTGCCGGCTGGCAGTCCAAGGCCATCGCCGTCGACGATCTCGGCCTGCTACCAAAGCAGGTCAAACAACTCGATCGATACCTCGACGCGACGAAGTCGGCGATGCTCTATGCATCGCGCACCATCCTGGTCGAAGGACTCTCCGAGGCGCTACTCCTGCCGAAGTTCGCGGAGCTCATCCTTGCCGCCGGCCCTGATTCATCCAAAGCGGAGCAGGCAGCGGCGCAGGAGGCGATCGATCGATTTCACGGCTCGTCGCTGATCTTGGTCGACGGTGTGGACTTTGATCCTTACTTGAAAGTGCTTCTTACACCAGTCGGCGGCGTTCGAATCGGTCAGCGCGTCGCTGTGATCACTGATACCGACAATTCGGACGCCCACGAGCCTTCCCGGGTCGAGAAGGCGCGAAGGCTCGCCACTCAGGTAAGCGCGGGGAGCGACGTGATGCGGGTGTTCCTGTCGCATCACACGTTCGAACCAACTTTGATGTGCCCGGAAAACGAGGAGCTGCTCCACGCAGCCTTCATCGAGTGTGCGCCGAAATCGGAGCATCGGTGGCAGGCCATCGCTGCGGCGGACGCCGAAGAGCGTCCTGAGCTGTTTCGACTGTTGTTCGTTTCAAAGAAAAAGGCGGAAGCCGCCCGAGGCGCACCGATCTCGAAAGCCGAATTCGCACACGCGCTTGCCGACAGGCTCACTCCTGATTGCGGATTCAAGGTGCCTGACAATCTTGTCCAGGCTATCCGTTACATCGCCCTGGAAACACCAGAGGGCGCGGCGGAATGA